The following proteins are co-located in the Paludibaculum fermentans genome:
- a CDS encoding TlpA family protein disulfide reductase: protein MVFAACLPAQQMEDVRSLRLKLSAGDLPSAESVLEVHRAAKGEDAEYLMGLAWLARGAALVGDWAAASTYAERASGLALAQLKTPADYESHREAVYALGTALEVKAQQMAASGQQAKALRFLEGSLKTYSVAPFGLRARLWKRWNQIGLVGTKAPAFVSEDALGAAMPALDEWRGQPVVLFFWAEWCGDCKAQAEDFRRVVGRYEPKGVHFAAPTRFYTADRAAEKKRVEEIWRSVYGPLPLVRVPFSDAAMLRYGASATPTFVLIDGKGTVRLYSPTRMTEERLSREIEKLLR, encoded by the coding sequence GTGGTTTTCGCCGCCTGCTTACCAGCCCAGCAGATGGAGGACGTCCGTTCGCTACGGCTGAAGCTCTCCGCCGGAGACCTGCCCAGCGCGGAGTCCGTCCTCGAGGTTCACCGGGCGGCCAAAGGCGAAGACGCGGAGTATCTGATGGGCTTGGCGTGGCTGGCGCGCGGAGCCGCTCTCGTGGGCGACTGGGCCGCCGCTTCGACTTACGCGGAACGAGCCTCCGGCCTGGCTCTGGCGCAGTTGAAGACTCCGGCCGATTACGAGAGCCATCGCGAGGCAGTCTATGCGCTGGGCACGGCGCTGGAGGTAAAGGCCCAGCAGATGGCGGCCTCCGGGCAGCAGGCAAAGGCCCTTCGATTCCTCGAAGGCAGCCTGAAGACTTATTCCGTGGCGCCGTTCGGCCTGCGGGCTCGGCTGTGGAAACGCTGGAATCAGATTGGCCTGGTGGGGACAAAGGCTCCGGCTTTCGTTTCAGAAGATGCTCTTGGAGCGGCGATGCCCGCACTGGATGAATGGCGCGGCCAGCCCGTGGTGCTGTTCTTCTGGGCCGAATGGTGCGGCGACTGCAAGGCGCAGGCGGAGGACTTCCGCCGTGTTGTGGGGCGCTACGAACCAAAAGGTGTCCATTTCGCCGCGCCGACGCGTTTCTATACCGCCGACCGCGCCGCCGAGAAGAAGCGCGTCGAGGAGATCTGGCGGAGTGTCTACGGCCCGCTGCCGTTGGTCCGCGTGCCGTTTAGCGATGCAGCCATGCTGCGGTATGGCGCATCGGCCACGCCTACGTTCGTCCTGATCGATGGCAAGGGCACCGTACGGCTTTACTCGCCCACGAGAATGACGGAAGAACGATTGTCCAGGGAGATTGAGAAGCTGCTGCGCTGA
- a CDS encoding RNA polymerase sigma factor encodes MLLVQEVQEDTLSDEMLVLRFQSAPTEDEANPHADELFSRYKRKVAAWCYRYAGDRETALDLAQDVFLKAYQNLKGFRADSKFSTWLFTIMRNNCLNHVRQRSGEPLDASEPILVLEPVDARGWDTSAVLEREAALRAMRALIRETLDETEQQVMVLHYSDELPLEAVTRVLRLTNASGAKAFIVSAKRKLQTAVRRLHARQDRKGFALGQGEGR; translated from the coding sequence ATGCTACTAGTTCAGGAAGTTCAGGAAGATACCCTCAGCGACGAGATGCTGGTCCTCCGGTTTCAGTCCGCGCCGACTGAAGACGAGGCGAATCCGCACGCGGACGAGCTTTTCAGCCGCTACAAACGGAAGGTAGCCGCGTGGTGTTACCGGTATGCCGGGGACCGCGAGACGGCCCTCGATCTGGCCCAGGACGTGTTCCTCAAGGCGTATCAGAACCTGAAGGGCTTCCGGGCGGACTCAAAGTTCTCCACATGGCTTTTCACGATTATGCGCAACAACTGCCTGAATCATGTCCGCCAGCGTTCCGGGGAGCCGCTGGACGCCAGTGAACCCATTCTGGTGCTGGAACCGGTGGACGCCCGCGGGTGGGATACCTCGGCTGTGTTGGAGCGGGAAGCGGCGCTGCGCGCGATGCGGGCGCTGATCCGCGAGACCCTGGACGAGACGGAGCAGCAGGTGATGGTCCTGCACTATTCGGACGAGCTGCCGCTGGAGGCCGTAACGCGAGTGCTGCGCCTCACGAATGCCAGCGGCGCAAAGGCGTTCATCGTCAGTGCCAAGCGGAAACTACAGACCGCGGTGCGGCGCCTGCATGCAAGGCAGGACCGGAAAGGGTTCGCACTGGGGCAAGGAGAAGGGCGATGA
- a CDS encoding CHAT domain-containing protein, with the protein MRSLSILCCSFTAVCLAQGAVSAEQQSKAQALATQAESEFAAGKYPEAIRDASECAKLNAALKLPKPEVDCRTTVGRARVNSGEYEAALAAYGAARGVARGAGITSAEVTLLNNEANVYYFLGRYSEAHDRYNEALDILGRHGQEDWHARRLQMTRANIAVLYQKLGQYQRALAIYQELSSARSALAPGERAQLLANMGVLYRRLGDPYKALDRYREAQALFAANHDRDGEIGVIKNMGIALALDLEDPAQARPNFERALKLALDSGNRREATQALLYLSESSRRRHLAPVARQQAARALQAAEQINAPEEKWKAQYELGRVEEDMGQPAEALALYREAIAAIEAMRTSISTVGLRAGFLGDKRDVYDAAITLLVEQDSPKLEEIFHYMEQGRARALKDRISVQAGPATIAGIQKRLSPGSALLEFWLADPHGAVIWITPAAAGLLRFDAPAAGMIDAYLDTLRSGQAAWQDASAKLGTATLGVLAKLPQPATSQLIIVGDGRLQSLPFESLRLPGSDELLIDRFAVSYLPSSSMLAGQRAERGWLSPWRAMLVAFASPRAPASASGSALFAEGLAELPGATEEAHAAASATSGRTLVHAGASNLKSFVSAVNLKGVPLLHFATHAVADSVDPDRSRLVFTSPDAGRPYDFLFAREVAALDLSTTLLVTLAACDTELGQAVAGEGIQGISRAFLGAGAKSTVSTLWRISDRPSAEFMRTFYSALDAGETVSAALREARLSFRRSGQALAHPRYWAGYVLNGDASARTPRSTLLPVLASLAGIVLALLSWAYRIRTASK; encoded by the coding sequence GTGCGAAGTCTGTCCATTCTCTGCTGCAGCTTCACTGCCGTGTGCCTGGCGCAGGGCGCCGTCTCAGCGGAGCAACAATCCAAGGCCCAGGCATTGGCTACACAGGCCGAGTCAGAATTCGCCGCGGGCAAGTATCCAGAGGCGATCCGGGACGCCTCGGAGTGCGCCAAGCTCAACGCAGCGCTCAAGCTGCCGAAGCCGGAGGTCGACTGCCGCACCACCGTAGGCCGCGCGCGGGTGAACTCCGGCGAGTATGAGGCAGCACTGGCCGCATACGGAGCCGCCCGGGGCGTGGCGCGCGGCGCGGGGATCACCTCAGCGGAAGTGACGCTGCTCAACAACGAGGCAAACGTCTACTACTTTCTGGGCCGCTACAGCGAAGCGCACGACCGGTATAACGAGGCGCTCGACATCCTGGGCAGGCACGGCCAGGAAGATTGGCACGCCCGGCGCTTGCAGATGACGCGCGCCAACATCGCAGTGCTCTATCAGAAGCTGGGGCAATATCAGCGAGCGCTGGCGATCTATCAGGAATTATCCTCGGCTCGCAGTGCACTGGCTCCGGGGGAACGCGCGCAGCTACTGGCTAACATGGGCGTGCTGTACCGGCGGCTGGGCGACCCGTATAAAGCACTCGACCGCTACCGCGAGGCACAGGCGCTGTTCGCGGCCAACCACGACCGGGACGGCGAAATCGGCGTCATCAAGAACATGGGTATTGCCCTGGCGCTGGACCTGGAAGACCCCGCCCAGGCGCGACCCAACTTCGAGCGCGCGCTGAAGCTGGCCTTGGATTCGGGCAACCGGAGGGAGGCTACGCAGGCGCTGCTGTACCTGAGTGAATCCTCCCGTCGGAGGCACCTTGCACCGGTAGCGCGCCAGCAGGCCGCGCGGGCGCTGCAGGCGGCGGAGCAGATCAATGCTCCGGAAGAGAAGTGGAAGGCGCAGTACGAGCTCGGACGTGTCGAGGAAGACATGGGCCAGCCCGCGGAGGCCCTGGCCCTTTATCGTGAGGCAATCGCCGCCATCGAGGCAATGCGGACCAGCATCTCGACCGTCGGTTTGAGAGCCGGCTTCCTTGGTGACAAGCGCGACGTCTACGATGCCGCGATCACCCTGTTGGTGGAGCAGGACTCGCCTAAGCTCGAGGAAATCTTTCACTACATGGAGCAGGGCCGCGCTCGTGCGCTGAAAGACCGCATCAGCGTCCAGGCGGGGCCGGCCACAATTGCGGGAATCCAGAAGCGGCTGTCACCAGGCTCGGCCCTGCTGGAGTTCTGGCTGGCGGACCCGCATGGCGCAGTCATCTGGATCACGCCGGCGGCGGCCGGACTGCTGCGCTTTGACGCGCCGGCCGCAGGCATGATCGACGCCTATCTCGACACACTGCGGTCCGGGCAGGCAGCATGGCAGGACGCATCGGCAAAGCTTGGCACCGCGACGCTGGGTGTCCTCGCAAAACTACCCCAGCCTGCAACTTCCCAACTCATCATCGTCGGCGATGGCCGGCTCCAGTCGCTGCCCTTCGAATCCCTGCGGCTGCCGGGCTCAGACGAACTGCTCATCGATCGCTTTGCGGTCAGCTATCTGCCCTCCTCGTCCATGCTGGCCGGCCAGCGGGCGGAGCGAGGCTGGCTCTCGCCTTGGAGGGCGATGCTGGTCGCGTTCGCCAGTCCGCGGGCGCCTGCCTCGGCGTCCGGATCCGCGCTGTTTGCGGAGGGACTGGCGGAGTTGCCAGGCGCCACGGAGGAAGCGCACGCAGCCGCCTCCGCGACCTCCGGCCGCACTCTGGTTCACGCCGGAGCTTCCAACTTGAAGAGCTTCGTCAGCGCTGTGAACCTAAAGGGAGTCCCGCTGCTGCACTTTGCCACGCACGCCGTGGCCGATAGCGTCGACCCGGACCGCTCACGGCTGGTCTTTACCTCCCCTGACGCAGGGCGGCCCTACGACTTTCTGTTCGCGCGCGAGGTCGCGGCGCTGGATCTGTCCACGACACTTCTGGTCACGCTGGCCGCCTGCGATACAGAACTCGGTCAGGCTGTGGCTGGCGAAGGGATCCAGGGCATCAGCCGGGCGTTCCTGGGCGCTGGCGCGAAATCCACAGTATCCACCTTGTGGCGCATCTCGGACCGGCCGTCGGCCGAGTTCATGCGGACCTTCTACTCCGCATTGGACGCCGGCGAGACGGTCTCCGCGGCGCTGCGGGAAGCGAGGCTGTCGTTCCGGCGCTCGGGCCAGGCACTAGCGCACCCTCGTTATTGGGCCGGGTACGTCCTGAACGGTGACGCCTCAGCCCGCACGCCACGCTCGACGCTCCTTCCAGTGCTCGCCAGCCTGGCCGGCATCGTGCTCGCGCTGCTCTCGTGGGCCTACCGGATCAGAACGGCGTCGAAATGA
- a CDS encoding PLP-dependent cysteine synthase family protein — protein MSGLQRGILQNIGNTSLLALRRVAPDNGARILLKLESENPTGSMKDRMALAMIEQAEAEGRLSEGGSVVEYTGGSTGVSLSLVCAVKAYPLHIVTSDAFSQEKLDHMRILGARLQIVRSESGGMTKQLTQDMIEAARVIAAETGAVWTDQMKNTAPLAAYHRMAEEIWLQTEGDIDGFVQSVGTGGSLRGNAEGLRRKNDQIRIVAVEPAESPVLSGGAPGSHKIDGIGAGYIVPLWQPGIANRIEAVSTQEATAMALRLAREEGVFAGTSTGANVVAAFRLAEELGPKANIVTIMCDTGMKYLKTYGAVLNGGGA, from the coding sequence ATGAGCGGCTTGCAGCGGGGCATCCTCCAGAACATCGGCAACACGTCGTTATTGGCCTTGCGCAGGGTGGCGCCGGACAATGGCGCCCGCATCCTGCTGAAGCTGGAGAGCGAGAATCCCACCGGCAGCATGAAAGACCGCATGGCGCTGGCCATGATCGAACAGGCCGAGGCGGAAGGGCGGCTGTCGGAAGGTGGCTCCGTCGTCGAGTACACAGGTGGCAGCACGGGCGTGTCGTTGTCGCTGGTCTGTGCGGTGAAGGCCTATCCCCTGCACATCGTCACTTCGGATGCGTTCTCGCAGGAGAAACTCGATCACATGAGGATCCTGGGCGCGCGGCTGCAGATCGTGCGGAGCGAAAGCGGCGGCATGACAAAGCAGCTCACGCAGGACATGATCGAAGCCGCGCGGGTCATTGCCGCGGAGACAGGCGCCGTCTGGACCGACCAGATGAAGAACACGGCCCCTCTGGCCGCCTATCACCGCATGGCGGAAGAGATCTGGCTGCAAACGGAGGGAGACATCGACGGCTTCGTGCAGAGCGTGGGAACCGGCGGCTCACTGCGCGGCAATGCCGAAGGACTGCGGCGAAAGAATGATCAGATCCGGATCGTCGCGGTGGAACCGGCCGAGTCGCCCGTGCTTTCGGGCGGAGCCCCGGGCTCACACAAGATCGACGGGATCGGCGCCGGTTACATCGTACCCCTTTGGCAGCCGGGGATCGCCAACCGCATAGAGGCAGTCTCGACGCAGGAGGCCACGGCGATGGCGCTGCGACTCGCTCGGGAAGAAGGTGTCTTCGCGGGTACCTCGACCGGAGCCAACGTGGTGGCCGCCTTCCGGCTGGCGGAAGAGCTTGGCCCCAAGGCCAACATCGTCACCATCATGTGCGATACGGGAATGAAGTACCTGAAGACCTACGGGGCCGTGCTCAATGGCGGCGGCGCGTAG
- a CDS encoding GntR family transcriptional regulator, translated as MCHSAPVVPFRLSFVPGIPLFEQVVYAARKAIVSGKLRPGDAFPSIRGLSRELKINPNTAHKVIAHLINEGLLEVKPGIGAFVAEPRSSTRAQRRQLLETELEHLVVEARKLGLSLADVQDGIAEHWRKLEPPSGEDA; from the coding sequence ATGTGCCATAGTGCACCTGTGGTTCCCTTCCGGCTGTCGTTTGTGCCCGGCATCCCGTTGTTTGAGCAGGTCGTCTACGCGGCCCGCAAGGCGATCGTCAGCGGAAAGCTCCGGCCGGGCGACGCCTTCCCTTCCATCCGAGGGCTCAGCCGGGAGTTGAAGATCAACCCGAATACGGCCCACAAGGTCATCGCCCATCTCATCAACGAAGGCCTGCTCGAGGTGAAGCCCGGCATCGGCGCCTTTGTGGCCGAGCCGAGAAGCTCCACGCGCGCCCAGCGCCGGCAGTTGCTGGAGACGGAGCTGGAGCACCTGGTGGTGGAGGCCCGTAAGTTGGGCCTGAGCCTGGCGGACGTGCAGGACGGGATCGCCGAACACTGGCGGAAGCTGGAACCGCCTTCCGGAGAAGACGCATGA
- a CDS encoding ABC transporter ATP-binding protein produces the protein MAIHTERLTKRYGGTEALRGLDLDVPRGSIYAFVGPNGAGKTTAIQTILNLRQPTTGRAEVMGADSRALTHENFQHIGYVSENQRLPEWMTVEEFFDYLRPLYKTWDADLHAELRRQFDLPPGRKVKQLSRGMKMKVALASALVFRPQLLILDEPFTGLDPLVREELIQGLLDRAEGMTIFVSSHDLAEIESFASHVGYLEQGRLRLSEEMAVLAERFREVQVVFEGEAQRPAPWPEDWLPPETSGSMMRFVDTRQDPARWPAAFPTARSIEAQPMTLRAIFVALARSGRKGEQQ, from the coding sequence ATGGCAATTCACACCGAGCGCCTGACCAAGCGGTATGGGGGCACCGAGGCGCTACGCGGCCTCGACCTGGACGTGCCCCGGGGCTCCATCTACGCCTTTGTCGGGCCGAACGGGGCAGGGAAGACCACGGCGATCCAGACCATCCTTAACCTGCGACAGCCGACCACTGGGCGCGCGGAGGTGATGGGCGCGGACAGCCGCGCGCTCACGCACGAGAACTTCCAGCACATCGGGTACGTTTCGGAGAACCAGCGTTTGCCGGAGTGGATGACGGTGGAGGAGTTCTTTGACTACCTCCGGCCGCTCTACAAAACGTGGGACGCGGACCTTCACGCTGAGCTGCGCCGCCAGTTTGACTTGCCGCCCGGCCGCAAGGTGAAGCAACTGTCGCGCGGCATGAAGATGAAGGTAGCCCTTGCCTCGGCGCTGGTGTTCCGGCCACAGCTCCTGATCCTCGACGAGCCCTTCACCGGACTGGATCCACTCGTCCGCGAGGAGCTCATTCAGGGCCTGCTCGATCGCGCTGAGGGCATGACGATCTTCGTCTCCTCGCATGACCTGGCGGAGATCGAATCCTTCGCCAGCCATGTCGGCTATCTGGAACAGGGCCGGCTGCGTTTGTCCGAGGAGATGGCGGTGCTCGCCGAGCGCTTCCGGGAAGTGCAGGTGGTGTTCGAGGGGGAGGCTCAGCGCCCGGCGCCCTGGCCGGAAGATTGGCTGCCGCCGGAGACGTCGGGATCGATGATGCGCTTTGTGGATACGCGTCAGGATCCTGCCCGCTGGCCGGCCGCCTTCCCGACCGCACGTAGCATCGAAGCCCAACCCATGACCCTCCGAGCCATCTTCGTGGCCCTGGCGCGCAGCGGCCGCAAGGGAGAACAGCAATGA